From Pseudochaenichthys georgianus chromosome 15, fPseGeo1.2, whole genome shotgun sequence:
tcatcctaatcccacgggcaaacaataatatgtacagtgttaatagtttactgtattattagtgtctaatattactggggatttcggaatggtactggattttgatttattgtatcggcttcatatcgcaatatattcccgaagtctgaaatgcaataatgtcccacattagggcaattcaccctacatttaatcattcaaacaaaatcatatttcgtttctttttaacgaaataaatgtggtttaatccacataatttactgtgttaattgtttactgtagtattgtgcacattacttttcgctgcttgttgcacctggttagaagctaaactgcatttcgttgtctcagtacctgcaatatgtgcaataacaataaagttgaatctaatcttgagcaggaacaaatgtatttaggctacttagtacatatctgacataaacgattaaacacatttgtgcattctttaaaccgagtcaagccgagtccggaggtggcggcacattaaagtgtgcagctgattgtttaacttgaaggtgcctgatgacatttaatcattcaaacaaaatcatatttcgtttatttttaacgaaataaatgtggtttaatccacataatttaggcctactgtgttaattgtttactgtagtattgtttaacttgaaggtgcctgatgcagagtcctgcacgggtctgattttcaagacccgctcccgcccgcacccgcccgcgacgtgcaataccgaacccgccccgctacccgcacattattgccaattagttccgcaacccgacccgacccgtcggcacaagatccgcaacccgacccgaacccgcatagcctagccctgagtagtgaaaacgtgcaattattaacacatgcagttgcatatttgtctcaaaaagcgtgggatgttggttattttctccatctaggatgacaccaaaagcctcccagacgttggatttcgctcttgaggaagtgttattgaaaatgctgtattctcaacagaaaaaaaatcagattcacataatcttgatttagagaagatataaacatacatgaatttataaaggaataacaaacaccatcagttaggaaaaagccccttagttttaagagatttaaagcaagaaattgagtttgctagcttgaggtcctcctctaaaacattattacatgtttattttgtaatagtattaagaatacatgataaatacataatacatgtagaaattgctcaattgtaataccctcgttctactagactcaaacacattccttatatatttcaaagacgagagaacaaaagaaacctataaaccattcaagcaagcttttaacatgtctagaagaaagattgaggttatattttaatatattattttatattgtggatactttagcctccatccatgtttacaattgtccacactattttacacttgcatttatgaatatagttttgctgtgttttacacttcagtatttatgtttatagttagctttgatatgtgcttaattgattagaaagattttattttcctgatctgatatttcctcaaatgttcttattatggggcagtacttactggtgcttgaatttcaaatattcaattcagataatatttgtttaaaacatttgacaaacacatgtatatgaaaaaaaaaaagatgtatttatgttcaatacaatgaatacaatacaatgcatatttagatattcaggtagcgcatcaaaccctctctgatgtcagtgccctcctcctctgccCCATGAGCCActgctaccccaggctctgctgctgctggtgcattccacccatcatcatagtcctctccatgactctcgcagaggttatgcagagcacagcatgtcagcaccatggatttcacaaGTTTCACATCACAGTCATTTCTTTTCATGAGGCAACGCCACCTTCCCTTCAGTCTACCAAATGCGTTTTCAACCACTACCCGTGCGCTGCAAATGTTCTTGTTGTATACCACATGTTCGGCTGTCAGTCGTCCAGTGTCTGGGAAGGGTTTTAAGAGCCAGCTTTTCAAGGGATAGGCATTGTCTCCCAGGATGTAATAGCCAGCATTCACCCCACCAATGTCCCTGGTGCAAGGTGGAAAGTAGTTGCCACGACTGGCTAACTCCCACAATGAGGACAGCCTCAAAACCTGAGCGTCATGCCTGC
This genomic window contains:
- the LOC139435279 gene encoding uncharacterized protein gives rise to the protein MSEETYTYLCNKLRPAMERPDTTFRVCIPLKKRVAIALWKLAPGSEYRSIGHIFGVSNTTVCRCVRDFCAAAESLLVPELIRSPDRKKFAEMTAYTENRWGLPQCVGAIDGSHIPILAPQEYHCDYFNRKGWHSIILQGVVDGKGHFWNVFAGMPGSRHDAQVLRLSSLWELASRGNYFPPCTRDIGGVNAGYYILGDNAYPLKSWLLKPFPDTGRLTAEHVVYNKNICSARVVVENAFGRLKGRWRCLMKRNDCDVKLVKSMVLTCCALHNLCESHGEDYDDGWNAPAAAEPGVAVAHGAEEEGTDIREGLMRYLNI